From Nitrososphaerota archaeon, a single genomic window includes:
- a CDS encoding cobalamin B12-binding domain-containing protein has protein sequence MAKKLVSSQRKIRILVAKPGLDGHDRGVLVLARAFRDAGMEVIYSGLLPTPEQVAQMAVDEDVDAVALSLLNGAHMTAFPKVKKILEKKGGKDIIVMGGGIIPEEDKAKLLKLGITGLFGPGSSLEEIVQHVRGRVQKERWRV, from the coding sequence ATGGCCAAGAAACTCGTTTCTTCTCAGCGAAAGATCAGGATCCTGGTCGCAAAGCCGGGCCTTGACGGACATGACAGAGGCGTCCTCGTCTTGGCCAGGGCGTTCAGAGATGCGGGAATGGAGGTGATTTACAGCGGTCTTCTTCCGACCCCGGAGCAGGTGGCGCAGATGGCCGTCGACGAGGACGTAGACGCCGTGGCCCTGTCTCTGTTGAACGGAGCTCACATGACAGCCTTCCCCAAGGTCAAGAAGATCCTCGAAAAGAAGGGAGGCAAGGACATCATCGTAATGGGGGGCGGAATAATACCCGAAGAGGACAAGGCAAAGCTCCTCAAGCTCGGGATCACGGGGTTATTCGGCCCTGGGAGTTCCCTCGAGGAGATTGTGCAACACGTAAGAGGTAGAGTTCAGAAGGAGCGCTGGAGGGTTTAG
- a CDS encoding methylmalonyl-CoA mutase family protein, with translation MLGSEKEAYWRKKSKSVVERRARAGPLYDKKAVDSVKKGVRQWQERVFDEWVKEHPESKADFQTASGIPLKPVYTPVDVADVDYADVGFAGVFPYLRGVYPSMYRGRLWTMRMFSGFGTPEDTNKRLKLLLEHGETGLSIAFDMPTLYGFDCDHVRAHGEVGRCGVNVSSLKDMEVIFGGIPLDRVSTSMTINAPATVLTCMYAGVAMKQGVPLEKLRGTVQADMLKEYIAQKEWVYPPEAHLRLVRDLMVFCTKKMPLWNYISISGYHIREAGSSAVQELAFTLADGFGYVELGIEAGLKVEQFAPRLSFFFNSTMDFFEEIAKFRAARRIWATVLKEKYGVRDKRSLLMRFHTQTSGASLTWEQPLNNIIRTTIEALAGVLGGTQSLHTNSYDEAWALPTEKAVEVALRTQQVIAEETGVPSVIDPLGGSYYVEWLTEQMEEEAYKYFDRIESAGGLLKAIKSGYLQREIAENSYRLSRRVEEGKDNVVGVNKYAVEEKKPIDTLKIDFEAQRSQVNRLNRVKRERDLDKVKAALAKIERAFENEDTNSIEPMLKAVNEYATLGEIVDVGRKAFGTWREPMIL, from the coding sequence TTGCTCGGGAGCGAGAAGGAAGCATACTGGCGGAAGAAGTCGAAATCAGTTGTGGAACGCAGGGCTAGGGCTGGTCCTCTCTACGACAAGAAGGCGGTGGACAGCGTCAAGAAGGGAGTCAGGCAGTGGCAGGAGAGGGTTTTCGACGAATGGGTGAAGGAACATCCGGAATCGAAGGCGGATTTCCAGACTGCCTCCGGAATCCCGCTGAAGCCCGTATACACACCGGTTGATGTGGCCGACGTCGACTACGCCGACGTGGGGTTCGCCGGGGTCTTTCCGTACCTGAGAGGAGTCTACCCGAGCATGTACCGCGGGAGGCTGTGGACCATGAGGATGTTCTCGGGGTTCGGGACGCCAGAGGACACAAACAAGAGGCTCAAGCTGCTGCTTGAACATGGCGAGACTGGGCTCAGCATTGCGTTCGACATGCCGACCCTGTACGGGTTCGATTGCGACCACGTCCGGGCCCACGGGGAGGTCGGGAGGTGCGGCGTCAACGTGTCCTCCCTGAAGGACATGGAGGTGATATTCGGCGGGATCCCGTTGGACAGGGTCAGCACTTCGATGACGATCAACGCCCCCGCCACGGTTCTGACATGCATGTACGCCGGGGTCGCGATGAAGCAGGGGGTGCCTCTTGAGAAGTTGCGGGGGACCGTCCAGGCGGACATGCTCAAGGAGTACATCGCCCAGAAGGAGTGGGTCTACCCTCCGGAGGCGCACCTCAGGCTGGTCAGAGACCTGATGGTCTTCTGCACCAAGAAGATGCCCCTCTGGAACTACATCAGCATAAGCGGCTACCACATACGGGAGGCGGGGTCGAGCGCAGTCCAGGAGCTTGCGTTCACGCTGGCGGACGGGTTCGGCTACGTGGAGCTCGGCATTGAAGCAGGGCTCAAAGTCGAACAGTTCGCTCCGAGGCTCAGCTTCTTCTTCAATTCAACCATGGACTTCTTCGAGGAGATCGCGAAGTTCAGGGCCGCGAGGAGGATATGGGCCACAGTCCTGAAAGAGAAGTATGGAGTCAGGGACAAGAGAAGCCTGCTGATGAGGTTCCACACGCAGACGTCTGGGGCCTCACTTACGTGGGAACAACCGCTGAACAACATAATCAGGACCACGATAGAAGCACTGGCCGGTGTTTTGGGAGGGACCCAGTCGCTTCACACCAACTCCTACGACGAGGCCTGGGCGCTTCCGACTGAGAAGGCGGTGGAGGTCGCCCTCAGGACGCAGCAGGTGATCGCGGAAGAGACCGGTGTCCCGAGCGTGATCGACCCTCTGGGAGGGTCCTACTATGTCGAGTGGCTCACGGAGCAGATGGAGGAGGAGGCGTACAAGTACTTCGACAGGATCGAATCTGCAGGAGGCCTGCTCAAGGCCATCAAGTCTGGGTACCTTCAGCGGGAGATTGCGGAGAACTCCTACAGGCTCTCGAGGAGGGTGGAGGAGGGGAAGGACAACGTCGTGGGGGTCAACAAGTACGCGGTCGAGGAGAAGAAGCCCATCGACACGCTCAAGATCGACTTCGAGGCCCAGAGGAGCCAGGTGAACAGGCTCAACAGAGTGAAGAGGGAGAGGGACTTGGATAAGGTGAAGGCGGCGCTCGCGAAAATCGAGAGGGCGTTTGAAAACGAGGATACAAACTCGATCGAGCCCATGCTGAAGGCCGTGAACGAGTACGCCACCCTCGGGGAGATAGTGGACGTGGGGAGGAAGGCCTTCGGGACCTGGCGCGAACCTATGATACTCTAG